In Gigantopelta aegis isolate Gae_Host chromosome 6, Gae_host_genome, whole genome shotgun sequence, the following are encoded in one genomic region:
- the LOC121374596 gene encoding dynein light chain Tctex-type 5-B-like, producing the protein MATKKVLMLSVDAPSPVGLNPMSLAPDDRRKSLFPVADSRRSSVFQMGNILSTKKASKKLGKSDKRETSPFQPAINYEPTYRMEPSAKFQSHTVRNILKCTLDERLEEFQYNAKMAPTMSQVLTDEIKERTKQLCMDRYKIIVTVILGEKRDQGVMVTSRCAWEPKFDSYATYSYQNKTIFCTATAYGIYMD; encoded by the coding sequence ATGGCGACCAAAAAGGTTCTGATGCTGTCTGTGGATGCGCCATCTCCTGTCGGTCTGAATCCAATGTCGCTAGCACCAGACGACAGAAGAAAGAGTCTGTTCCCTGTGGCGGACTCCAGAAGAAGCAGCGTCTTCCAAATGGGCAATATACTTTCCACTAAGAAAGCGTCCAAGAAATTAGGAAAGTCCGACAAGCGCGAAACATCGCCCTTCCAGCCGGCCATCAATTACGAGCCTACCTATCGTATGGAACCGAGCGCCAAGTTTCAATCTCACACGGTTCGCAATATTCTCAAGTGCACCCTGGACGAACGACTCGAAGAGTTCCAGTACAATGCCAAGATGGCGCCCACGATGAGCCAGGTCCTGACGGATGAAATCAAGGAACGGACGAAGCAGCTCTGTATGGACAGGTACAAGATCATAGTGACAGTCATCCTCGGGGAGAAGAGGGACCAGGGAGTCATGGTAACGAGTCGGTGTGCATGGGAGCCCAAGTTCGACAGCTATGCAACGTACTCCTACCAGAACAAAACCATCTTCTGTACCGCTACGGCGTATGGAATTTATATGGATTGA
- the LOC121374597 gene encoding dynein light chain Tctex-type 5-A-like: MAGKEPLVSEAVGRVLLTEVPEKGELPEKRKMSVFPTAHKRPSIAASFLGVLATRRLSMMKRMMPRIQDLRKESTGIQVHYEPTYRLEPKVTFSAAKAERILKDVVDERLEGLIYNAKATPSLIRYLCEEIKDRVKDLHYDRYKIVVNVTISQNTGQCILATSRCAWEPKYDTFASYSYSNKGIMCFASVYGVYTD, from the coding sequence ATGGCGGGAAAGGAACCATTAGTGAGTGAGGCTGTCGGCCGCGTTTTGCTCACAGAAGTACCAGAAAAGGGCGAACTTCCCGAAAAAAGGAAAATGAGTGTGTTTCCAACAGCACATAAACGGCCGAGTATCGCGGCGTCGTTTTTGGGCGTTTTGGCCACGAGACGACTCTCGATGATGAAAAGGATGATGCCGAGGATACAGGACTTGAGAAAAGAGAGCACGGGGATCCAGGTACACTACGAGCCGACGTACAGGCTGGAGCCCAAGGTGACATTCAGCGCCGCGAAGGCGGAGAGGATCCTCAAGGACGTCGTGGACGAGCGACTGGAAGGGCTGATATACAACGCCAAGGCGACGCCGTCACTCATACGCTATCTGTGTGAGGAGATCAAGGATCGCGTGAAGGACTTGCACTACGATCGGTACAAGATCGTGGTGAACGTGACTATCAGCCAGAACACTGGCCAGTGCATCTTGGCCACAAGCAGGTGTGCGTGGGAGCCCAAGTACGACACCTTCGCCAGTTACTCATACAGCAACAAGGGCATCATGTGCTTCGCATCCGTGTATGGCGTCTACACTGACTGA
- the LOC121375236 gene encoding dynein light chain Tctex-type 5-B-like translates to MSRKESNLGLTPPAENRRKSIAKGLLSPTDGSRRPSNLTDGARRPSNLMDGARRPSTFMTAGGLRTSLPGPSLIGLLASKRLARRLTTRLFGRKGSSRFSGVTIPVKKEPTYRMEPHRKFQSERVQDAIQNVLDNRLEKFTYRSKLCANLSKVLSDEIKDKVKLMNFDRYRIICEVHIGQNMQQGMMVTSRCTWDPRVDDFATYTFKNGHIFCTATVFGVYLE, encoded by the coding sequence ATGAGTCGAAAAGAATCTAATTTAGGACTGACACCACCTGCGGAGAACAGGCGAAAGTCCATAGCCAAAGGGTTGCTTTCACCGACCGACGGTTCCAGGCGACCTAGTAACCTTACGGATGGTGCTAGAAGACCTAGTAACCTCATGGACGGTGCCAGAAGACCCAGTACCTTTATGACCGCGGGAGGATTGCGGACCAGTCTTCCAGGACCATCACTCATAGGACTTCTTGCCTCCAAGCGCTTGGCGAGGCGACTAACCACTCGACTATTTGGCCGAAAGGGCTCCTCCAGATTTTCGGGAGTTACGATCCCAGTGAAAAAGGAACCCACCTATCGTATGGAACCGCACCGGAAGTTCCAATCGGAAAGAGTCCAGGATGCGATACAAAATGTTCTAGACAACAGGCTGGAGAAGTTCACCTACAGGTCCAAGTTGTGCGCTAATCTAAGTAAAGTTCTGTCAGACGAGATTAAGGACAAGGTGAAGTTGATGAATTTCGACCGCTACAGAATCATCTGCGAGGTGCACATTGGACAGAACATGCAACAAGGGATGATGGTCACCAGCCGCTGTACCTGGGACCCTAGGGTAGACGATTTTGCCACGTACACGTTCAAAAACGGTCACATCTTCTGCACAGCTACCGTCTTCGGGGTGTATCTGGAATAG